From a region of the Alnus glutinosa chromosome 1, dhAlnGlut1.1, whole genome shotgun sequence genome:
- the LOC133851447 gene encoding ABC transporter B family member 11-like: MAEENTSHRDVTTEQAATLTNHAVVDSGKDSENTDKRKDSNRTKGKEETTNTVPYYKLFSFADSLDFLLMFVGTVAAIGSGISMPFMTIIFGALVDSFGRTTNTKDVIHEVSEISLKFMYLALGSGTASFLQMACWMVTGERQAARIRSLYLKAILRQDIGFFDKEAKSGEIVGRMSGDTVLIQDALGEKVGKFIQLVATFVGGFVVAFVKGWLLALVMLSAIPPLAISGAVMSIMIGKLASRGQDAYSVAATVVEQTIGSIRTVASYTGEKKAIAKYNESLTKAYKSGVQEGLAAGMGLGAVMFIVFCSYALAVWFGGKMILHKGYTGGDVINVLFAVLTGSLSLGQASPCMSVFSAGQAAAFKMFETINRKPKIDAYETNGLKLDDIRGDIELRDIYFSYPARPEEQIFNGFSLSIPSGTTVALVGQSGSGKSTVLSLIERFYDPQAGEVLIDKINVRHFQLKWIRQKIGLVSQEPVLFTSSIKDNIAYGKDGATTEEIRDAAELANAAKFIDKLPQGLDTMVGEHGTQLSGGQKQRVAIARAVLKDPRILLLDEATSALDAESERIVQEALDRIMTSRTTIIVAHRLSTVRNADTIAVIHQGKIVEKGAHSELIKYPEGAYSQLIQLQDISIVSEQNSLNDQDRAELTVNSGRNSSHRFSFLRSISRESSGSGNSSRHSFSIPFGVPTKISVLENETVETNAPASAPTQLPPEVSLRHLAYLNKPEIPVLLLGTLAATTNGVLLPVFGILISNIIRTFYEPRDKLHNDSKFWALIFIVLGVTSLLAQPLRSYLFAVAGCKLIRRIRSMCFEKVVYMEVSWFDEAEHSSGALGARLSTDAASVRGLVGDALSLLVQNIATAIAGLIIAFTANWQLALIILALLPFIGVNGYVQIKFMKGFSADAKKMYEGASQVVNDAVGSIRTIASFCAEEKVMELYQKKCEGPIKAGIRQGLISGVGFGLSFFFLFSVYACSFYAGARLVENGKTTFSDVFRVFFALTMTAVGISQSGSMAPDTSKAKSSVTSLFAILDRKSKIDSSDASGTIIENVKGDIELHNVSFRYPTRPVVQIFRDLCLAIHSGKTVALVGESGSGKSTVISLLQRFYDPDAGYITLDGIEIQKLQLKWLRKQMGLVSQEPVLFNDTIRANIAYGKEENATEAEILAAADLANAHKFISSLQQGYDTTVGERGVQLSGGQKQRVAIARATVKAPKILLLDEATSALDAESERVVQDALDRVMVDRTTVVVAHRLSTIRGADLIAVVKDGVIAEKGKHQTLINMKDGIYASLVALHKKASSSD, encoded by the exons ATGGCGGAGGAAAATACTTCCCACAGAGATGTGACAACAGAGCAGGCCGCAACATTGACAAACCATGCAGTGGTAGATTCAGGAAAAGACTCAGAAAATACAGACAAACGGAAAGATTCAAACAGGACCAAAGGGAAAGAGGAAACCACTAACACAGTGCCATATTACAAGCTTTTCTCCTTTGCTGACTCCCTGGATTTTCTATTAATGTTTGTTGGCACAGTTGCTGCTATTGGAAGCGGAATATCTATGCCTTTCATGACCATAATCTTTGGTGCTTTGGTTGATTCTTTCGGAAGAACTACGAATACCAAAGACGTAATTCATGAGGTTTCCGAg ATATCCCTAAAGTTTATGTACTTGGCTCTGGGATCTGGCACGGCATCATTTCTTC AGATGGCTTGTTGGATGGTCACTGGGGAGAGACAGGCTGCACGAATTAGAAGTTTATACTTGAAAGCTATTTTGAGGCAAGATATTGGCTTCTTTGATAAGGAAGCTAAATCTGGGGAAATAGTTGGGAGGATGTCAGGAGACACTGTTCTTATTCAAGATGCACTGGGTGAGAAG GTTGGGAAGTTCATACAGTTGGTAGCAACATTCGTAGGAGGCTTTGTTGTTGCATTCGTCAAGGGATGGCTTCTTGCTCTTGTCATGCTATCTGCTATTCCACCTCTTGCCATCTCTGGTGCTGTCATGAGCATCATGATAGGAAAGCTGGCATCCCGTGGGCAAGATGCTTATTCAGTGGCAGCAACAGTAGTGGAGCAGACAATTGGTTCAATCAGAACT GTTGCATCATATACAGGGGAGAAGAAAGCTATAGCTAAATACAACGAATCCTTAACCAAAGCTTACAAGTCTGGTGTCCAAGAGGGCTTGGCTGCCGGGATGGGACTTGGTGCAGTTATGTTTATTGTCTTCTGCAGTTATGCTTTGGCGGTATGGTTTGGTGGAAAAATGATACTTCACAAAGGATACACGGGAGGGGATGTCATTAATGTATTATTTGCCGTTCTAACTGGCTCCTT GTCTCTTGGGCAGGCATCTCCATGTATGAGTGTTTTTTCTGCTGGACAAGCTGCAGCCTTTAAGATGTTCGAGACGATTAACAGGAAGCCAAAGATAGATGCTTACGAAACTAATGGATTGAAATTAGATGATATTCGTGGAGATATAGAGCTGAGGgatatttattttagttatccTGCAAGACCTGAAGAACAAATATTCAATGGATTTTCTCTTTCAATTCCTAGCGGTACAACCGTTGCTTTAGTTGGACAGAGTGGAAGTGGGAAATCAACGGTTCTCAGTTTGATTGAAAGATTTTATGATCCGCAAGCTGGTGAAGTTCTTATTGACAAAATTAATGTCAGACATTTCCAACTAAAATGGATCAGACAGAAAATCGGCCTTGTTAGCCAGGAACCTGTGTTGTTTACTTCTAGCATTAAAGACAATATTGCATATGGTAAGGATGGTGCAACTACTGAAGAGATAAGAGATGCCGCTGAGCTGGCCAATGCTGCTAAATTCATAGATAAACTGCCTCag GGACTAGACACGATGGTTGGTGAGCATGGAACTCAGTTATCAGGGGGCCAGAAGCAGAGAGTTGCTATAGCCAGAGCAGTTTTGAAAGACCCAAGAATTCTACTTCTAGATGAAGCTACAAGTGCTCTCGATGCAGAATCTGAGAGAATTGTGCAGGAGGCATTGGACAGAATTATGACCAGCCGAACAACCATTATTGTTGCCCATCGCTTGAGTACAGTAAGGAATGCTGATACAATTGCTGTCATACATCAaggaaaaattgttgaaaaag GTGCACATTCTGAGCTAATTAAGTATCCTGAAGGAGCATATAGCCAACTTATACAATTGCAAGATATTAGCATAGTTTCCgaacaaaattctttaaatgATCAAGACAGGGCAGAACTTACTGTGAATTCTGGAAGAAATTCGAGTCATCGATTCTCTTTCTTACGATCCATAAGTAGGGAATCATCTGGAAGTGGAAATAGTAGTCGTCACTCTTTCTCGATCCCATTTGGTGTACCCACTAAAATAAGTGTGCTGGAAAATGAAACTGTAGAAACTAATGCTCCTGCTTCAGCACCAACCCAATTGCCTCCAGAAGTCTCACTTCGCCACCTTGCTTATCTCAACAAGCCAGAGATCCCAGTGTTGCTTCTAGGCACTCTAGCTGCAACCACCAATGGAGTCCTTTTACCAGTTTTTGGGATACTAATCTCCAATATAATCAGAACTTTCTATGAGCCAAGAGATAAGCTCCATAATGATTCGAAATTTTGGGCATTAATCTTTATTGTGCTTGGTGTGACATCTCTATTGGCTCAACCATTAAGATCATACTTATTTGCCGTTGCCGGTTGTAAGTTAAtcagaaggatccggtcaatgTGCTTCGAGAAAGTAGTTTACATGGAAGTAAGTTGGTTTGATGAAGCTGAGCACTCAAGTGGTGCACTTGGTGCAAGGCTGTCTACAGATGCAGCTTCTGTGAGAGGTTTGGTCGGAGATGCACTTTCTTTGCTAGTTCAAAATATTGCAACTGCTATTGCTGGCTTGATTATTGCCTTCACAGCAAACTGGCAATTGGCTTTGATAATCCTTGCTTTGCTGCCTTTCATAGGAGTAAATGGATATGTCCAAATAAAGTTCATGAAAGGATTCAGTGCAGATGCAAAG AAAATGTACGAAGGAGCAAGTCAAGTTGTAAATGATGCAGTAGGGAGTATAAGAACAATTGCTTCTTTCTGTGCTGAGGAGAAGGTGATGGAATTGTACCAAAAAAAATGTGAAGGCCCTATTAAGGCAGGAATAAGGCAAGGGTTAATCAGTGGAGTAGGCTTTGGGCTatcattcttcttcttgttttctgtATATGCATGCAGTTTTTATGCTGGGGCCCGACTCGTTGAGAATGGCAAGACAACATTCTCTGATGTTTTTCGT GTTTTCTTTGCTCTCACCATGACAGCAGTGGGAATTTCTCAGTCAGGCTCCATGGCCCCAGACACAAGTAAAGCAAAGAGTTCTGTCACTTCTTTATTTGCAATTCTTGACAGGAAATCAAAGATAGATTCTAGTGATGCATCCGGAACAATAATAGAAAATGTGAAGGGAGATATTGAGCTTCATAATGTCAGCTTTAGGTATCCCACTAGACCTGTAGTTCAAATATTCCGGGACCTTTGCTTGGCTATTCATTCTGGCAAG ACGGTTGCTCTGGTTGGGGAAAGTGGAAGCGGAAAATCAACAGTGATCTCATTGCTGCAGAGGTTTTATGACCCTGATGCAGGGTACATTACACTGGATGGAATTGAAATCCAAAAGCTACAATTGAAGTGGTTAAGGAAACAAATGGGTTTGGTGAGCCAGGAGCCTGTCTTATTTAATGACACTATCCGAGCCAACATTGCCTATGGAAAGGAGGAAAATGCAACAGAAGCAGAAATTTTAGCCGCAGCAGACTTGGCAAATGCCCACAAGTTTATTAGTAGTTTGCAGCAG GGGTATGATACAACAGTAGGTGAGCGAGGGGTCCAATTGTCTGGGGGCCAAAAGCAAAGAGTGGCAATAGCACGAGCTACAGTAAAAGCTCCCAAAATATTATTACTAGATGAAGCCACCAGTGCTCTTGATGCCGAGTCTGAACGAGTAGTTCAAGATGCATTGGATCGAGTTATGGTAGACCGAACCACGGTGGTGGTAGCTCACCGTTTGTCCACAATCAGGGGAGCTGATTTAATTGCCGTGGTCAAAGACGGAGTAATAGCGGAGAAAGGAAAGCATCAAACTTTAATCAATATGAAGGATGGAATTTATGCTTCCTTGGTAGCATTACATAAAAAAGCTTCTTCATCTGATTAG